One Sinorhizobium mexicanum genomic region harbors:
- a CDS encoding N-acetylmuramoyl-L-alanine amidase, with the protein MTASAADMRAAEPLLVFGARIAGDDARTRIVVEFDRKPEFSIHYVANPVRVIVDLPETSFGLKPESLEPRGLFDAIRYGGMGVGTSRLVLSAKGPVEVSHAEVKPEEDGKSFRLILDAEKIDQARFDELLGGQQWTGMTRAAKTDRPVTAVKDPGAFVIAVDAGHGGIDTGAIGNVTKTEEKHVTLAFAEELVATLKREAGIEAFLTRDQDEFLSLPQRVQIARQKGANLFISVHADTLKQKDIRGATVYTISDKASDHLAASLAERENLSDEIAGVPLQSEPAEVADILIDLTRRETQAFSVNLARTVVSSFEGQIKLINNPHRHAGFRVLQAPDVPSILLELGFLSNKDDEKQLLDPEWRKKVSALLAVAVRRYRETAVANGG; encoded by the coding sequence ATGACCGCCAGCGCGGCTGACATGCGGGCCGCTGAACCGCTGCTGGTCTTCGGTGCCCGGATCGCTGGCGATGATGCCCGAACGCGCATCGTGGTCGAATTCGACCGCAAGCCGGAATTCTCCATCCATTATGTCGCAAATCCGGTCCGCGTCATCGTCGACCTGCCGGAGACGTCCTTCGGACTGAAGCCGGAGAGCCTCGAACCACGCGGGCTTTTCGACGCCATCCGCTATGGGGGAATGGGGGTCGGCACGTCGCGGCTGGTCTTGTCCGCTAAGGGGCCGGTGGAAGTCAGCCATGCGGAGGTGAAGCCTGAAGAAGACGGCAAGAGCTTTCGGCTCATCCTTGATGCCGAGAAGATCGACCAGGCCCGTTTCGACGAACTTCTCGGCGGCCAGCAATGGACGGGAATGACGCGTGCGGCAAAGACCGATCGGCCGGTTACCGCGGTGAAGGATCCCGGCGCCTTTGTCATTGCCGTCGATGCCGGCCATGGTGGCATCGATACGGGCGCAATCGGCAACGTCACGAAGACTGAGGAAAAGCATGTGACGCTCGCCTTCGCGGAGGAACTGGTCGCGACGCTGAAGCGCGAGGCCGGTATCGAGGCATTCCTGACCCGCGACCAGGACGAGTTTCTGTCGCTGCCGCAGCGTGTGCAGATCGCACGGCAGAAAGGCGCCAACCTGTTCATCTCCGTGCACGCCGACACGCTGAAACAGAAGGATATTCGCGGCGCCACGGTCTATACCATCTCCGACAAGGCATCCGATCATCTCGCAGCCAGTTTGGCCGAGCGCGAAAACCTGTCCGACGAGATCGCCGGCGTACCGCTGCAAAGCGAACCGGCGGAAGTGGCGGACATCCTGATCGATCTCACGCGACGCGAAACCCAGGCCTTCTCGGTGAATCTCGCGCGCACCGTCGTTTCGTCATTCGAGGGGCAGATCAAGCTGATCAACAATCCCCATCGTCACGCGGGTTTCCGTGTCCTGCAGGCGCCGGACGTGCCGTCCATCCTGCTCGAGCTCGGCTTCCTTTCGAATAAGGACGATGAGAAGCAACTGCTCGATCCGGAATGGCGCAAGAAGGTGTCGGCTCTGCTTGCGGTGGCCGTTCGACGCTATCGCGAGACGGCGGTCGCGAACGGCGGCTAG
- a CDS encoding penicillin-binding protein 1A codes for MIRLIGYFFGIGAFLLLGVAAAVAIYLGAITRDLPDYEVLAKYAPPVTTRFHAGNGALMAEYARERRLYLPIQAIPDRVKAAFISAEDKNFYQHPGVDITGLFRAIAVNVQNFGSGRRPVGASTITQQVAKNFLLTSDQTIDRKIKEAILSFRIEQAYSKDRILELYLNEIFFGLNSYGIAGAALTYFDKSVTELTVAETAYLAALPKGPANYHPFRKTEAAIERRNWVIDRMVENGYVTKADGEDSKKQPLGVTPRRGGAHLFASDFFAEEVRRQIIQKYGDNALYEGGLSVRTSLDPHLQIVARKALQDGLLNYDERRGFHGPVKTIEIGGDWGEPLGKIVALSDVPEWKLAVVLSVDTEGAEIGIQPEKEASGKIVPERATGHISAKNMQWAYRSAGGQRKTAKSPEGVLGPGDVVYVEPIGQEGEYRLRQPPKVQGGLVAMDPHTGRVLAMVGGFSYGQSEFNRATQAMRQPGSSFKPFVYAAALDNGYTPASVILDAPIEIVAGGQVWRPENYGGGSAGPSTLRLGIEKSRNLMTVRLANDMGMNIVAEYAERFGIYDKMAPLLSMSLGSGETTVLRLVSAYAVIANGGKQIKPSLIDRIQDRYGKTIFRHEDRTCDNCNADDWDSQEEPVLTDNREQVLDPMTSYQITSMMEGVIARGTAAGKIKLDRPIAGKTGTTNDEKDAWFVGFTPDLVAGLYLGFDDPAPLGRGATGGSLSAPIFNAFIQEAVKGTRPSKFVVPEGMSLIPVNRKTGMAAVEGEPDTIIEAFKPGTGPADSFSVIGGLDQYVPPEEILRNSPQANQAVTSGSNGLF; via the coding sequence ATGATCAGACTGATTGGATATTTTTTCGGCATTGGTGCGTTTCTGCTGCTTGGCGTTGCTGCGGCCGTCGCGATCTACCTTGGCGCCATCACCAGGGATCTGCCGGACTACGAGGTATTGGCGAAGTACGCGCCGCCGGTAACCACGCGCTTCCACGCCGGCAATGGCGCTTTGATGGCCGAATATGCCCGCGAGCGGCGCCTCTATCTGCCGATCCAGGCGATTCCGGACCGCGTCAAGGCGGCCTTCATTTCCGCCGAAGACAAGAATTTCTACCAGCATCCCGGTGTTGACATCACCGGTCTTTTCCGCGCCATCGCCGTCAACGTGCAGAACTTCGGCTCCGGCCGGCGCCCGGTCGGCGCTTCGACGATCACCCAGCAGGTCGCGAAGAACTTCCTGCTGACCTCCGACCAGACCATCGATCGCAAGATCAAGGAAGCGATCCTCTCCTTCCGCATCGAGCAGGCGTACAGCAAGGATCGAATCCTCGAGCTCTATCTCAACGAGATCTTCTTCGGCCTGAACTCCTACGGGATTGCCGGCGCCGCGCTGACCTATTTCGACAAGTCGGTGACCGAGTTGACCGTCGCCGAAACTGCCTATCTCGCTGCATTGCCGAAGGGGCCGGCCAACTATCATCCCTTCCGCAAGACGGAAGCCGCGATCGAGCGCCGGAACTGGGTGATCGACCGGATGGTGGAAAACGGCTACGTGACCAAGGCGGATGGCGAAGATTCGAAGAAGCAGCCGCTTGGGGTCACCCCGCGTCGCGGTGGCGCTCACCTGTTCGCATCCGACTTCTTCGCTGAGGAAGTGCGCCGCCAGATCATCCAGAAGTATGGCGACAACGCTCTTTACGAGGGCGGTCTTTCGGTGCGCACGTCGCTTGATCCGCATCTGCAGATCGTGGCGCGCAAGGCGCTGCAGGACGGGCTCTTGAACTACGATGAACGCCGCGGTTTCCATGGCCCGGTCAAGACCATCGAGATCGGCGGCGACTGGGGCGAACCGCTGGGCAAGATAGTGGCACTCAGCGATGTGCCGGAATGGAAGCTGGCGGTTGTCCTTTCGGTCGATACGGAAGGCGCAGAGATCGGCATCCAGCCGGAGAAGGAAGCATCCGGCAAGATCGTTCCGGAGCGGGCGACCGGGCACATCTCGGCAAAGAATATGCAGTGGGCCTACCGTTCCGCCGGTGGCCAGCGCAAGACAGCCAAGTCGCCGGAAGGCGTGCTCGGCCCGGGTGATGTCGTCTATGTAGAACCAATCGGCCAGGAAGGCGAATATCGGCTGCGCCAGCCGCCGAAGGTGCAGGGCGGGCTGGTTGCGATGGATCCGCATACCGGCCGCGTGCTGGCGATGGTCGGCGGTTTCTCCTACGGCCAGTCCGAGTTCAACCGCGCGACGCAAGCGATGCGCCAGCCCGGTTCGTCGTTCAAGCCCTTCGTCTACGCGGCCGCGCTCGACAACGGCTATACGCCGGCCTCGGTCATCCTCGATGCGCCCATCGAGATCGTTGCCGGCGGCCAGGTCTGGCGCCCTGAAAACTACGGCGGCGGCTCTGCCGGTCCTTCGACCCTGCGTCTCGGCATCGAGAAGTCGCGCAACCTGATGACCGTGCGCCTTGCCAACGACATGGGCATGAACATCGTTGCCGAATATGCCGAACGTTTCGGAATTTATGACAAGATGGCGCCGCTGCTTTCGATGTCGCTTGGCTCGGGCGAGACCACAGTGCTGCGGCTGGTTTCGGCCTATGCGGTCATCGCCAATGGCGGCAAGCAGATCAAGCCGTCACTGATCGACCGGATCCAGGACCGTTATGGCAAGACCATCTTCCGCCACGAGGATCGGACTTGTGACAACTGCAACGCCGACGACTGGGACAGTCAGGAAGAGCCGGTGCTGACGGACAACCGCGAGCAGGTCCTCGATCCGATGACGTCCTATCAGATCACATCGATGATGGAAGGCGTCATCGCGCGCGGCACTGCAGCTGGCAAGATCAAGCTCGATCGTCCGATTGCCGGCAAGACCGGCACGACCAACGACGAGAAGGATGCCTGGTTCGTGGGTTTTACGCCCGATCTGGTGGCCGGCCTCTATCTCGGTTTCGATGACCCGGCGCCGCTCGGTCGCGGGGCGACCGGGGGCAGTCTTTCGGCGCCGATCTTCAACGCCTTCATCCAGGAGGCGGTCAAGGGCACGCGTCCCAGCAAGTTCGTGGTGCCGGAAGGCATGAGCCTCATTCCTGTCAACCGAAAGACAGGCATGGCCGCTGTCGAAGGCGAGCCGGATACGATCATCGAAGCCTTCAAGCCGGGCACTGGCCCTGCCGATTCCTTCTCGGTCATCGGCGGTCTCGACCAATATGTGCCGCCGGAGGAGATCCTGAGGAACTCGCCGCAGGCCAACCAGGCGGTGACCTCCGGTTCGAACGGCCTGTTCTGA